In one window of Salvelinus fontinalis isolate EN_2023a unplaced genomic scaffold, ASM2944872v1 scaffold_1197, whole genome shotgun sequence DNA:
- the LOC129848811 gene encoding autotransporter adhesin BpaC-like gives MAVTFGLSLSVSWICCLLIGGITCFTLQGNAYGHPASTGTEPTGAHAQASVVSVPNAKATGYNSSANVTSSRIATLEATGPSTSAEATGPSASAEATGPSASAEATGPSASAEATGPSASAEATGPSASAEATGPSASAEATGPSASAEATGPSASAEATGPSASAEATGPSASAEATGPSASAEATGPSASAEATGPSASAEATGPSASAEATGPSASAEATGPSASAEATGPSASAEATGPSASAEATGPSASAEATGPSASAEATGPSASAEATVLEQTARPLNKLDREIIILFAQLLNRLSPVTVPPFEEKGKGN, from the exons ATGGCTGTGACTTTTGGACTCTCTTTGAG TGTTTCTTGGATTTGTTGCCTGCTAATTGGAGGGATAACGTGTTTTACCCTTCAAG GTAACGCTTATGGGCATCCTGCCTCCACTGGAACTGAACCAACTGGAGCCCATGCCCAAGCGAGTGTGGTGTCTGTTCCAAATGCTAAAGCTACTGGTTACAATAGCTCGGCAAATGTGACGTCGAGTCGAATTGCCACTCTTGAAGCGACCGGCCCCAGCACCTCAGCAGAAGCGACCGGCCCCAGCGCCTCAGCAGAAGCGACCGGCCCCAGCGCCTCAGCAGAAGCGACCGGCCCCAGCGCCTCAGCAGAAGCGACCGGCCCCAGCGCCTCAGCAGAAGCGACCGGCCCCAGCGCCTCAGCAGAAGCGACCGGCCCCAGCGCCTCAGCAGAAGCGACCGGCCCCAGCGCCTCAGCAGAAGCGACCGGCCCCAGCGCCTCAGCAGAAGCGACCGGCCCCAGCGCCTCAGCAGAAGCGACCGGCCCCAGCGCCTCAGCAGAAGCGACCGGCCCCAGCGCCTCAGCAGAAGCGACCGGCCCCAGCGCCTCAGCAGAAGCGACCGGCCCCAGCGCCTCAGCAGAAGCGACCGGCCCCAGCGCCTCAGCAGAAGCGACCGGCCCCAGCGCCTCAGCAGAAGCGACCGGCCCCAGCGCCTCAGCAGAAGCGACCGGCCCCAGCGCCTCAGCAGAAGCGACCGGCCCCAGCGCCTCAGCAGAAGCGACCGGCCCCAGCGCCTCAGCAGAAGCGACCGGCCCCAGCGCCTCAGCAGAAGCGACCGGCCCCAGCGCCTCAGCAGAAGCGACCGTCCTTGAACAGACGGCCCGACCCCTCAACAAGCTAGATAGGGAGATCATAATTTTGTTTGCCCAACTTCTTAATCGTCTTTCCCCTGTTACAGTGCCTCCTTTTGAAGAAAAGGGCAAAGGTAACTGA